A single window of Anomaloglossus baeobatrachus isolate aAnoBae1 chromosome 5, aAnoBae1.hap1, whole genome shotgun sequence DNA harbors:
- the LOC142310396 gene encoding nuclear factor 7, brain-like, translating into MASTNVRNEMICCICLNLYTDPVTLICGHNFCRECIANVLNADYRCPQCRANFGQRPVLQRNITLNNIAAHLRSREGSEILCMYCIETSMVASKRCLLCEVSLCDNHVAVHSTSPEHVLIEPTISFSKRTCSCHNQTFLYYCTEDAECLCASCMLAEKHHGHQIHLLYVAYRQQKENLKTIQGHAIREKEEIEKRIQYLQAHLKCITEKAASIVDKVSLQFKDLRMKQDCVESSVLNEIGKKQEQVSMPVINLIKQLDIKKDSLSKKLATIQELEQMLDPLLYLQAHNADLIGVSDQNLNEMEASLSEDLSEELIGTVNSDIVTIMSDLQKGYYVQEASGITLDVNTAANDVHISDDRTTATWSNVNQGRLKNPQRFAIRRVLGTSGFSKTRLYWNVEVSKEGGWRVGMAYASISRKGKYSLIGNNNKSWGLRSFNKHYSVKHDEKEIPLACRPSCYKVRIHLDYTAGLLSFYELGDSMMRHLYTYNATFTEALYPVIVVWANAWVKVLN; encoded by the coding sequence ATGGCTTCTACCAATGTGAGAAACGAAATGATTTGTTGCATCTGCCTGAACCTGTACACCGATCCTGTAACATTAAtttgtggacacaacttctgccgggagTGTATCGCTAATGTGCTCAATGCTGATTACAGGTGTCCTCAATGCAGAGCAAACTTTGGGCAACGTCCCGTGTTGCAGAGGAACATTACGCTGAATAACATAGCGGCTCATCTCCGCTCTCGGGAAGGGAGTGAGATACTTTGCATGTACTGTATTGAAACATCGATGGTGGCTTCTAAAAGATGTCTTTTATGTGAAGTTTCCCTATGTGACAATCACGTCGCCGTACACAGCACGTCCCCAGAGCATGTTTTAATCGAACCAACAATCTCCTTCAGTAAGAGAACATGTTCTTGCCATAACCAGACCTTCTTATATTACTGTACTGAGGATGCCGAGTGTTTATGTGCTTCTTGCATGCTGGCGGAGAAGCACCATGGACATCAAATTCACTTACTGTATGTGGCCTATAGGCAGCAAAAAGAAAATTTGAAGACTATTCAAGGACATGCCATCCGAGAAAAGGAGGAGATTGAAAAGCGAATCCAGTATCTCCAGGCCCATCTTAAGTGCATAACGGAAAAGGCAGCAAGTATTGTGGACAAAGTCAGTCTCCAGTTTAAAGACCTAAGGATGAAGCAGGATTGTGTGGAGAGCAGTGTCCTGAACGAGATCGGTAAGAAACAAGAGCAGGTGTCAATGCCGGTCATCAATCTGATCAAACAACTAGATATTAAAAAGGACAGTCTGTCCAAGAAACTAGCCACTATACAGGAGCTTGAACAGATGCTAGATCCTCTACTTTACCTACAGGCACACAATGCTGATTTGATTGGGGTTAGCGATCAAAACCTAAACGAGATGGAAGCTAGTTTGTCTGAAGATCTGTCTGAAGAGCTCATCGGCACCGTGAACTCTGATATCGTGACCATAATGTCAGACCTACAGAAAGGTTATTACGTTCAGGAGGCATCTGGCATAACGTTGGATGTCAACACTGCTGCTAACGACGTGCACATCTCGGATGACCGGACAACCGCCACCTGGTCAAACGTAAATCAGGGTCGTCTGAAAAACCCCCAGAGATTTGCCATTCGTAGAGTTTTAGGCACAAGTGGATTTTCTAAAACAAGACTTTACTGGAACGTAGAAGTCAGTAAGGAGGGAGGATGGAGAGTGGGGATGGCCTATGCCAGCATAAGCAGAAAAGGAAAGTATTCTCTCATTGGCAATAATAATAAGTCGTGGGGTCTGCGCAGCTTCAATAAACACTATTCTGTAAAACATGACGAGAAAGAAATTCCATTAGCGTGTCGACCTTCGTGCTACAAAGTGAGGATACATCTGGATTATACGGCTGGGCTGCTTTCTTTTTATGAGCTGGGTGACTCCATGATGAGACATTTATATACTTACAATGCCACCTTTACAGAGGCGCTATACCCAGTGATTGTCGTGTGGGCAAATGCTTGGGTGAAGGTCTTAAATTAG